A portion of the Salvelinus alpinus chromosome 33, SLU_Salpinus.1, whole genome shotgun sequence genome contains these proteins:
- the LOC139563224 gene encoding protein CBFA2T3-like isoform X4, producing MQSMAAEVHLERQRRSDLRRASTSANLTAPPRVPTVMLTSHTGTLCRRNPHQLESGNPNLATRSHRTANQDRHPGRPERRAAQPCSTGPGRVPVYICPWLGAGTLQSYRQEPPAQYTSIDAGTGLGSTEQKVGTMPDSPADVKTQPRLTPPTMPPPPPAVSQAPNRNASFTPTTSRSMLNGSSHSSHSPTSLNGAPSTPNGFSNGPAMSSTASLSNQQLPPACGARQLCKLKRFLTTLQQFGNDISPEIGERVRSLVLGLVNSTLTIEEFHSKLQEATNFPLRPFVIPFLKANLPLLQRELLHCARMAKQTPAQYLAQHEQLLLDANASSPLDSSEIMMEINEHGKRRTPDRTKDSERDGHHPEHLAKRPCTISPSQRFSPSTGLPAHPPPNGLPTHPPNGLSHPNPPAPQHYRLEDMALAHHYRDAYRHTAEHREARDRHRQTAVHGARQEEVIDHRLTDREWAEEWKHLDNVRVAGLLNCIMDMVEKTRRSLTVLRRCQEADREEMNHWIRRYSDVEDMKKGGSNGQPRPPPPPVPLPPHNSSSNTPNNVETQQPIEIHRDFLHRPASGYLPEEIWRKAGATSIPLSPALKQLQNKQEEAVNEVKRQAMSELQKAVSDAERKAHEMISAERSKMERALAEARKQASEDALTVINQQEDSSESCWNCGRKASETCSGCNTARYCGSFCQHKDWEKHHHVCGQGLQGLPGGSSVPLGTPSSSAPPTHSESTPPGPLSLPGQTSGGGGGSLSGSPKEASSSSASRSTTPATPALLDATSR from the exons acagacacccaggcAGACCAGAGAGGAGAGCAGCCCAGCCGTGCAGCACAGGGCCAGGCAGGGTACCTGTCTACATTTGTCCATGGCTGGGAGCGGGGACATTGCAGTCCTACAGGCAGGAGCCACCAGCTCAATATACCAGTATTGATGCAGGGactggtttgg gtAGCACAGAACAGAAGGTTGGAACGATGCCCGATTCACCTGCTGATGTCAAAACCCAGCCCAGGTTGACTCCGCCCACAATGCCACCTCCACCCCCGGCCGTCAGCCAGGCACCCAATCGCAACGCTTCATTCACACCCACCACCAGTAGGTCAA tgcTGAACGGGAGCAGTCACTCAAGTCACTCGCCCACGTCGCTCAACGGGGCGCCCTCTACACCCAACGGCTTCAGCAACGGCCCTGCCATGTCGTCCACCGCCTCCCTGTCCAATCAGCAGCTGCCGCCTGCCTGCGGTGCCCGCCAGCTCTGCAAGCTCAAGCGCTTCCTCACCACGCTGCAGCAGTTCGGCAACGACATCTCGCCCGAGATCGGAGAGCGGGTCCGCAGTCTAGTGCTGGGCCTGGTG AATTCCACCCTGACCATAGAAGAGTTCCACTCCAAACTCCAGGAGGCTACCAACTTCCCGCTGCGTCCCTTTGTCATTCCATTCCTCAAG gcgAACCTGCCCCTGCTTCAGAGGGAGCTCCTCCACTGTGCACGGATGGCCAAGCAGACTCCCGCCCAGTATCTGGCCCAGCATGAGCAGCTGCTGCTGGACGCCAACGCCAGCTCGCCCCTGGACTCCTCTGAGATCATGATGGAGATCAACGAGCATGGCAAGAGGAGGACCCCCGACAG GACCAAAGACTCAGAGAGAGACGGGCACCACCCGGAGCACCTGGCCAAGCGGCCCTGCACCATCAGCCCCAGCCAGCGCTTCAGTCCCAGCACTGGCCTGCCAGCCCACCCGCCCCCCAACGGCCTGCCCACACACCCCCCCAACGGCCTGTCTCACCCCAACCCCCCTGCCCCCCAACACTACCGGCTGGAGGACATGGCCCTGGCCCACCACTACCGCGACGCCTACCGCCACACAGCAGAGCACCGCGAGGCTCGGGACAGGCACCggcagacag cCGTGCATGGAGCACGCCAGGAGGAAGTGATCGATCACCGCCTGACAGATCGGGAGTGGGCCGAGGAGTGGAAGCACCTCGATAATGTACGTGTTGCTGGG CTGCTCAACTGCATCATGGACATGGTGGAGAAGACGCGGCGGTCTCTCACGGTGCTGCGGCGTTGCCAGGAGGCCGACCGCGAGGAGATGAACCACTGGATCCGACGCTACAGCGACGTGGAAGATATGAAAAAAGGTGGGAGCAACGGCCAGCcacgccctcctcctcctcctgtaccTCTACCTCCTCACAACTCCTCCTCCAACACTCCTAACAACGTCGAGACACAGCAGCCCATAG AGATTCATAGGGACTTCCTGCACAGACCTGCGTCTGGCTACCTACCTGAGGAGATCTGGAGGAAGGCTG GTGCTACAAGTATCCCACTCTCCCCAGCACTGAAGCAACTCCAAAACAAGCAGG AGGAGGCAGTGAACGAGGTGAAGAGGCAGGCCATGTCGGAGCTACAGAAGGCTGTGTCGGACGCTGAGAGGAAGGCCCATGAGATGATCTCCGCTGAGAGGTCCAAGATGGAGAGGGCGCTGGCCGAGGCAAGGAAACAGGCCTCTGAGGATGCACTGACCGTCATCAACCAGCAGGAGGACTCCAGCGAA AGCTGCTGGAACTGTGGACGCAAGGCCAGTGAGACGTGCAGCGGCTGCAACACGGCGCGCTACTGCGGCTCCTTCTGCCAGCACAAAGACTGGGAGAAGCACCACCACGTCTGTGGCCAGGGTCTGCAGGGCCTCCCCGGGGGCAGCAGTGTTCCTCTGGGCACCCCCTCCTCCAGCGCACCCCCTACACACTCAGAGAGCACCCCCCCTGGTCCACTCTCCCTGCCCGGCCAGACCAGCGGTGGTGGAGGAGGCAGTCTCTCTGGGAGTCCTAAGGAGGCTAGCTCCAGCAGTGCCTCACGCTCCACCACCCCAGCGACCCCTGCACTGCTGGACGCCACCTCTCGCTGA
- the LOC139563224 gene encoding protein CBFA2T3-like isoform X10, with translation MPDSPADVKTQPRLTPPTMPPPPPAVSQAPNRNASFTPTTSRSMLNGSSHSSHSPTSLNGAPSTPNGFSNGPAMSSTASLSNQQLPPACGARQLCKLKRFLTTLQQFGNDISPEIGERVRSLVLGLVNSTLTIEEFHSKLQEATNFPLRPFVIPFLKANLPLLQRELLHCARMAKQTPAQYLAQHEQLLLDANASSPLDSSEIMMEINEHGKRRTPDRTKDSERDGHHPEHLAKRPCTISPSQRFSPSTGLPAHPPPNGLPTHPPNGLSHPNPPAPQHYRLEDMALAHHYRDAYRHTAEHREARDRHRQTAVHGARQEEVIDHRLTDREWAEEWKHLDNVRVAGLLNCIMDMVEKTRRSLTVLRRCQEADREEMNHWIRRYSDVEDMKKGGSNGQPRPPPPPVPLPPHNSSSNTPNNVETQQPIEIHRDFLHRPASGYLPEEIWRKAGATSIPLSPALKQLQNKQEEAVNEVKRQAMSELQKAVSDAERKAHEMISAERSKMERALAEARKQASEDALTVINQQEDSSESCWNCGRKASETCSGCNTARYCGSFCQHKDWEKHHHVCGQGLQGLPGGSSVPLGTPSSSAPPTHSESTPPGPLSLPGQTSGGGGGSLSGSPKEASSSSASRSTTPATPALLDATSR, from the exons ATGCCCGATTCACCTGCTGATGTCAAAACCCAGCCCAGGTTGACTCCGCCCACAATGCCACCTCCACCCCCGGCCGTCAGCCAGGCACCCAATCGCAACGCTTCATTCACACCCACCACCAGTAGGTCAA tgcTGAACGGGAGCAGTCACTCAAGTCACTCGCCCACGTCGCTCAACGGGGCGCCCTCTACACCCAACGGCTTCAGCAACGGCCCTGCCATGTCGTCCACCGCCTCCCTGTCCAATCAGCAGCTGCCGCCTGCCTGCGGTGCCCGCCAGCTCTGCAAGCTCAAGCGCTTCCTCACCACGCTGCAGCAGTTCGGCAACGACATCTCGCCCGAGATCGGAGAGCGGGTCCGCAGTCTAGTGCTGGGCCTGGTG AATTCCACCCTGACCATAGAAGAGTTCCACTCCAAACTCCAGGAGGCTACCAACTTCCCGCTGCGTCCCTTTGTCATTCCATTCCTCAAG gcgAACCTGCCCCTGCTTCAGAGGGAGCTCCTCCACTGTGCACGGATGGCCAAGCAGACTCCCGCCCAGTATCTGGCCCAGCATGAGCAGCTGCTGCTGGACGCCAACGCCAGCTCGCCCCTGGACTCCTCTGAGATCATGATGGAGATCAACGAGCATGGCAAGAGGAGGACCCCCGACAG GACCAAAGACTCAGAGAGAGACGGGCACCACCCGGAGCACCTGGCCAAGCGGCCCTGCACCATCAGCCCCAGCCAGCGCTTCAGTCCCAGCACTGGCCTGCCAGCCCACCCGCCCCCCAACGGCCTGCCCACACACCCCCCCAACGGCCTGTCTCACCCCAACCCCCCTGCCCCCCAACACTACCGGCTGGAGGACATGGCCCTGGCCCACCACTACCGCGACGCCTACCGCCACACAGCAGAGCACCGCGAGGCTCGGGACAGGCACCggcagacag cCGTGCATGGAGCACGCCAGGAGGAAGTGATCGATCACCGCCTGACAGATCGGGAGTGGGCCGAGGAGTGGAAGCACCTCGATAATGTACGTGTTGCTGGG CTGCTCAACTGCATCATGGACATGGTGGAGAAGACGCGGCGGTCTCTCACGGTGCTGCGGCGTTGCCAGGAGGCCGACCGCGAGGAGATGAACCACTGGATCCGACGCTACAGCGACGTGGAAGATATGAAAAAAGGTGGGAGCAACGGCCAGCcacgccctcctcctcctcctgtaccTCTACCTCCTCACAACTCCTCCTCCAACACTCCTAACAACGTCGAGACACAGCAGCCCATAG AGATTCATAGGGACTTCCTGCACAGACCTGCGTCTGGCTACCTACCTGAGGAGATCTGGAGGAAGGCTG GTGCTACAAGTATCCCACTCTCCCCAGCACTGAAGCAACTCCAAAACAAGCAGG AGGAGGCAGTGAACGAGGTGAAGAGGCAGGCCATGTCGGAGCTACAGAAGGCTGTGTCGGACGCTGAGAGGAAGGCCCATGAGATGATCTCCGCTGAGAGGTCCAAGATGGAGAGGGCGCTGGCCGAGGCAAGGAAACAGGCCTCTGAGGATGCACTGACCGTCATCAACCAGCAGGAGGACTCCAGCGAA AGCTGCTGGAACTGTGGACGCAAGGCCAGTGAGACGTGCAGCGGCTGCAACACGGCGCGCTACTGCGGCTCCTTCTGCCAGCACAAAGACTGGGAGAAGCACCACCACGTCTGTGGCCAGGGTCTGCAGGGCCTCCCCGGGGGCAGCAGTGTTCCTCTGGGCACCCCCTCCTCCAGCGCACCCCCTACACACTCAGAGAGCACCCCCCCTGGTCCACTCTCCCTGCCCGGCCAGACCAGCGGTGGTGGAGGAGGCAGTCTCTCTGGGAGTCCTAAGGAGGCTAGCTCCAGCAGTGCCTCACGCTCCACCACCCCAGCGACCCCTGCACTGCTGGACGCCACCTCTCGCTGA
- the LOC139563224 gene encoding protein CBFA2T3-like isoform X2, with amino-acid sequence MQSMAAEVHLERQRRSDLRRASTSANLTAPPRVPTVMLTSHTGTLCRRNPHQLESGNPNLATRSHRTANQDRHPGRPERRAAQPCSTGPGRVPVYICPWLGAGTLQSYRQEPPAQYTSIDAGTGLGFYFTFYTGSTEQKVGTMPDSPADVKTQPRLTPPTMPPPPPAVSQAPNRNASFTPTTMLNGSSHSSHSPTSLNGAPSTPNGFSNGPAMSSTASLSNQQLPPACGARQLCKLKRFLTTLQQFGNDISPEIGERVRSLVLGLVNSTLTIEEFHSKLQEATNFPLRPFVIPFLKANLPLLQRELLHCARMAKQTPAQYLAQHEQLLLDANASSPLDSSEIMMEINEHGKRRTPDRTKDSERDGHHPEHLAKRPCTISPSQRFSPSTGLPAHPPPNGLPTHPPNGLSHPNPPAPQHYRLEDMALAHHYRDAYRHTAEHREARDRHRQTAVHGARQEEVIDHRLTDREWAEEWKHLDNVRVAGLLNCIMDMVEKTRRSLTVLRRCQEADREEMNHWIRRYSDVEDMKKGGSNGQPRPPPPPVPLPPHNSSSNTPNNVETQQPIEIHRDFLHRPASGYLPEEIWRKAGATSIPLSPALKQLQNKQEEAVNEVKRQAMSELQKAVSDAERKAHEMISAERSKMERALAEARKQASEDALTVINQQEDSSESCWNCGRKASETCSGCNTARYCGSFCQHKDWEKHHHVCGQGLQGLPGGSSVPLGTPSSSAPPTHSESTPPGPLSLPGQTSGGGGGSLSGSPKEASSSSASRSTTPATPALLDATSR; translated from the exons acagacacccaggcAGACCAGAGAGGAGAGCAGCCCAGCCGTGCAGCACAGGGCCAGGCAGGGTACCTGTCTACATTTGTCCATGGCTGGGAGCGGGGACATTGCAGTCCTACAGGCAGGAGCCACCAGCTCAATATACCAGTATTGATGCAGGGactggtttgggtttttactttaccttctataccg gtAGCACAGAACAGAAGGTTGGAACGATGCCCGATTCACCTGCTGATGTCAAAACCCAGCCCAGGTTGACTCCGCCCACAATGCCACCTCCACCCCCGGCCGTCAGCCAGGCACCCAATCGCAACGCTTCATTCACACCCACCACCA tgcTGAACGGGAGCAGTCACTCAAGTCACTCGCCCACGTCGCTCAACGGGGCGCCCTCTACACCCAACGGCTTCAGCAACGGCCCTGCCATGTCGTCCACCGCCTCCCTGTCCAATCAGCAGCTGCCGCCTGCCTGCGGTGCCCGCCAGCTCTGCAAGCTCAAGCGCTTCCTCACCACGCTGCAGCAGTTCGGCAACGACATCTCGCCCGAGATCGGAGAGCGGGTCCGCAGTCTAGTGCTGGGCCTGGTG AATTCCACCCTGACCATAGAAGAGTTCCACTCCAAACTCCAGGAGGCTACCAACTTCCCGCTGCGTCCCTTTGTCATTCCATTCCTCAAG gcgAACCTGCCCCTGCTTCAGAGGGAGCTCCTCCACTGTGCACGGATGGCCAAGCAGACTCCCGCCCAGTATCTGGCCCAGCATGAGCAGCTGCTGCTGGACGCCAACGCCAGCTCGCCCCTGGACTCCTCTGAGATCATGATGGAGATCAACGAGCATGGCAAGAGGAGGACCCCCGACAG GACCAAAGACTCAGAGAGAGACGGGCACCACCCGGAGCACCTGGCCAAGCGGCCCTGCACCATCAGCCCCAGCCAGCGCTTCAGTCCCAGCACTGGCCTGCCAGCCCACCCGCCCCCCAACGGCCTGCCCACACACCCCCCCAACGGCCTGTCTCACCCCAACCCCCCTGCCCCCCAACACTACCGGCTGGAGGACATGGCCCTGGCCCACCACTACCGCGACGCCTACCGCCACACAGCAGAGCACCGCGAGGCTCGGGACAGGCACCggcagacag cCGTGCATGGAGCACGCCAGGAGGAAGTGATCGATCACCGCCTGACAGATCGGGAGTGGGCCGAGGAGTGGAAGCACCTCGATAATGTACGTGTTGCTGGG CTGCTCAACTGCATCATGGACATGGTGGAGAAGACGCGGCGGTCTCTCACGGTGCTGCGGCGTTGCCAGGAGGCCGACCGCGAGGAGATGAACCACTGGATCCGACGCTACAGCGACGTGGAAGATATGAAAAAAGGTGGGAGCAACGGCCAGCcacgccctcctcctcctcctgtaccTCTACCTCCTCACAACTCCTCCTCCAACACTCCTAACAACGTCGAGACACAGCAGCCCATAG AGATTCATAGGGACTTCCTGCACAGACCTGCGTCTGGCTACCTACCTGAGGAGATCTGGAGGAAGGCTG GTGCTACAAGTATCCCACTCTCCCCAGCACTGAAGCAACTCCAAAACAAGCAGG AGGAGGCAGTGAACGAGGTGAAGAGGCAGGCCATGTCGGAGCTACAGAAGGCTGTGTCGGACGCTGAGAGGAAGGCCCATGAGATGATCTCCGCTGAGAGGTCCAAGATGGAGAGGGCGCTGGCCGAGGCAAGGAAACAGGCCTCTGAGGATGCACTGACCGTCATCAACCAGCAGGAGGACTCCAGCGAA AGCTGCTGGAACTGTGGACGCAAGGCCAGTGAGACGTGCAGCGGCTGCAACACGGCGCGCTACTGCGGCTCCTTCTGCCAGCACAAAGACTGGGAGAAGCACCACCACGTCTGTGGCCAGGGTCTGCAGGGCCTCCCCGGGGGCAGCAGTGTTCCTCTGGGCACCCCCTCCTCCAGCGCACCCCCTACACACTCAGAGAGCACCCCCCCTGGTCCACTCTCCCTGCCCGGCCAGACCAGCGGTGGTGGAGGAGGCAGTCTCTCTGGGAGTCCTAAGGAGGCTAGCTCCAGCAGTGCCTCACGCTCCACCACCCCAGCGACCCCTGCACTGCTGGACGCCACCTCTCGCTGA
- the LOC139563224 gene encoding protein CBFA2T3-like isoform X6, whose translation MQSMAAEVHLERQRRSDLRRASTSANLTAPPRVPTVMLTSHTGTLCRRNPHQLESGNPNLATRSHRTANQDRHPGRPERRAAQPCSTGPGRVPVYICPWLGAGTLQSYRQEPPAQYTSIDAGTGSTEQKVGTMPDSPADVKTQPRLTPPTMPPPPPAVSQAPNRNASFTPTTSRSMLNGSSHSSHSPTSLNGAPSTPNGFSNGPAMSSTASLSNQQLPPACGARQLCKLKRFLTTLQQFGNDISPEIGERVRSLVLGLVNSTLTIEEFHSKLQEATNFPLRPFVIPFLKANLPLLQRELLHCARMAKQTPAQYLAQHEQLLLDANASSPLDSSEIMMEINEHGKRRTPDRTKDSERDGHHPEHLAKRPCTISPSQRFSPSTGLPAHPPPNGLPTHPPNGLSHPNPPAPQHYRLEDMALAHHYRDAYRHTAEHREARDRHRQTAVHGARQEEVIDHRLTDREWAEEWKHLDNVRVAGLLNCIMDMVEKTRRSLTVLRRCQEADREEMNHWIRRYSDVEDMKKGGSNGQPRPPPPPVPLPPHNSSSNTPNNVETQQPIEIHRDFLHRPASGYLPEEIWRKAGATSIPLSPALKQLQNKQEEAVNEVKRQAMSELQKAVSDAERKAHEMISAERSKMERALAEARKQASEDALTVINQQEDSSESCWNCGRKASETCSGCNTARYCGSFCQHKDWEKHHHVCGQGLQGLPGGSSVPLGTPSSSAPPTHSESTPPGPLSLPGQTSGGGGGSLSGSPKEASSSSASRSTTPATPALLDATSR comes from the exons acagacacccaggcAGACCAGAGAGGAGAGCAGCCCAGCCGTGCAGCACAGGGCCAGGCAGGGTACCTGTCTACATTTGTCCATGGCTGGGAGCGGGGACATTGCAGTCCTACAGGCAGGAGCCACCAGCTCAATATACCAGTATTGATGCAGGGactg gtAGCACAGAACAGAAGGTTGGAACGATGCCCGATTCACCTGCTGATGTCAAAACCCAGCCCAGGTTGACTCCGCCCACAATGCCACCTCCACCCCCGGCCGTCAGCCAGGCACCCAATCGCAACGCTTCATTCACACCCACCACCAGTAGGTCAA tgcTGAACGGGAGCAGTCACTCAAGTCACTCGCCCACGTCGCTCAACGGGGCGCCCTCTACACCCAACGGCTTCAGCAACGGCCCTGCCATGTCGTCCACCGCCTCCCTGTCCAATCAGCAGCTGCCGCCTGCCTGCGGTGCCCGCCAGCTCTGCAAGCTCAAGCGCTTCCTCACCACGCTGCAGCAGTTCGGCAACGACATCTCGCCCGAGATCGGAGAGCGGGTCCGCAGTCTAGTGCTGGGCCTGGTG AATTCCACCCTGACCATAGAAGAGTTCCACTCCAAACTCCAGGAGGCTACCAACTTCCCGCTGCGTCCCTTTGTCATTCCATTCCTCAAG gcgAACCTGCCCCTGCTTCAGAGGGAGCTCCTCCACTGTGCACGGATGGCCAAGCAGACTCCCGCCCAGTATCTGGCCCAGCATGAGCAGCTGCTGCTGGACGCCAACGCCAGCTCGCCCCTGGACTCCTCTGAGATCATGATGGAGATCAACGAGCATGGCAAGAGGAGGACCCCCGACAG GACCAAAGACTCAGAGAGAGACGGGCACCACCCGGAGCACCTGGCCAAGCGGCCCTGCACCATCAGCCCCAGCCAGCGCTTCAGTCCCAGCACTGGCCTGCCAGCCCACCCGCCCCCCAACGGCCTGCCCACACACCCCCCCAACGGCCTGTCTCACCCCAACCCCCCTGCCCCCCAACACTACCGGCTGGAGGACATGGCCCTGGCCCACCACTACCGCGACGCCTACCGCCACACAGCAGAGCACCGCGAGGCTCGGGACAGGCACCggcagacag cCGTGCATGGAGCACGCCAGGAGGAAGTGATCGATCACCGCCTGACAGATCGGGAGTGGGCCGAGGAGTGGAAGCACCTCGATAATGTACGTGTTGCTGGG CTGCTCAACTGCATCATGGACATGGTGGAGAAGACGCGGCGGTCTCTCACGGTGCTGCGGCGTTGCCAGGAGGCCGACCGCGAGGAGATGAACCACTGGATCCGACGCTACAGCGACGTGGAAGATATGAAAAAAGGTGGGAGCAACGGCCAGCcacgccctcctcctcctcctgtaccTCTACCTCCTCACAACTCCTCCTCCAACACTCCTAACAACGTCGAGACACAGCAGCCCATAG AGATTCATAGGGACTTCCTGCACAGACCTGCGTCTGGCTACCTACCTGAGGAGATCTGGAGGAAGGCTG GTGCTACAAGTATCCCACTCTCCCCAGCACTGAAGCAACTCCAAAACAAGCAGG AGGAGGCAGTGAACGAGGTGAAGAGGCAGGCCATGTCGGAGCTACAGAAGGCTGTGTCGGACGCTGAGAGGAAGGCCCATGAGATGATCTCCGCTGAGAGGTCCAAGATGGAGAGGGCGCTGGCCGAGGCAAGGAAACAGGCCTCTGAGGATGCACTGACCGTCATCAACCAGCAGGAGGACTCCAGCGAA AGCTGCTGGAACTGTGGACGCAAGGCCAGTGAGACGTGCAGCGGCTGCAACACGGCGCGCTACTGCGGCTCCTTCTGCCAGCACAAAGACTGGGAGAAGCACCACCACGTCTGTGGCCAGGGTCTGCAGGGCCTCCCCGGGGGCAGCAGTGTTCCTCTGGGCACCCCCTCCTCCAGCGCACCCCCTACACACTCAGAGAGCACCCCCCCTGGTCCACTCTCCCTGCCCGGCCAGACCAGCGGTGGTGGAGGAGGCAGTCTCTCTGGGAGTCCTAAGGAGGCTAGCTCCAGCAGTGCCTCACGCTCCACCACCCCAGCGACCCCTGCACTGCTGGACGCCACCTCTCGCTGA
- the LOC139563224 gene encoding protein CBFA2T3-like isoform X5 gives MQSMAAEVHLERQRRSDLRRASTSANLTAPPRVPTVMLTSHTGTLCRRNPHQLESGNPNLATRSHRTANQDRHPGRPERRAAQPCSTGPGRVPVYICPWLGAGTLQSYRQEPPAQYTSIDAGTGLGFYFTFYTGSTEQKVGTMPDSPADVKTQPRLTPPTMPPPPPAVSQAPNRNASFTPTTMLNGSSHSSHSPTSLNGAPSTPNGFSNGPAMSSTASLSNQQLPPACGARQLCKLKRFLTTLQQFGNDISPEIGERVRSLVLGLVNSTLTIEEFHSKLQEATNFPLRPFVIPFLKANLPLLQRELLHCARMAKQTPAQYLAQHEQLLLDANASSPLDSSEIMMEINEHGKRRTPDRTKDSERDGHHPEHLAKRPCTISPSQRFSPSTGLPAHPPPNGLPTHPPNGLSHPNPPAPQHYRLEDMALAHHYRDAYRHTAEHREARDRHRQTAVHGARQEEVIDHRLTDREWAEEWKHLDNLLNCIMDMVEKTRRSLTVLRRCQEADREEMNHWIRRYSDVEDMKKGGSNGQPRPPPPPVPLPPHNSSSNTPNNVETQQPIEIHRDFLHRPASGYLPEEIWRKAGATSIPLSPALKQLQNKQEEAVNEVKRQAMSELQKAVSDAERKAHEMISAERSKMERALAEARKQASEDALTVINQQEDSSESCWNCGRKASETCSGCNTARYCGSFCQHKDWEKHHHVCGQGLQGLPGGSSVPLGTPSSSAPPTHSESTPPGPLSLPGQTSGGGGGSLSGSPKEASSSSASRSTTPATPALLDATSR, from the exons acagacacccaggcAGACCAGAGAGGAGAGCAGCCCAGCCGTGCAGCACAGGGCCAGGCAGGGTACCTGTCTACATTTGTCCATGGCTGGGAGCGGGGACATTGCAGTCCTACAGGCAGGAGCCACCAGCTCAATATACCAGTATTGATGCAGGGactggtttgggtttttactttaccttctataccg gtAGCACAGAACAGAAGGTTGGAACGATGCCCGATTCACCTGCTGATGTCAAAACCCAGCCCAGGTTGACTCCGCCCACAATGCCACCTCCACCCCCGGCCGTCAGCCAGGCACCCAATCGCAACGCTTCATTCACACCCACCACCA tgcTGAACGGGAGCAGTCACTCAAGTCACTCGCCCACGTCGCTCAACGGGGCGCCCTCTACACCCAACGGCTTCAGCAACGGCCCTGCCATGTCGTCCACCGCCTCCCTGTCCAATCAGCAGCTGCCGCCTGCCTGCGGTGCCCGCCAGCTCTGCAAGCTCAAGCGCTTCCTCACCACGCTGCAGCAGTTCGGCAACGACATCTCGCCCGAGATCGGAGAGCGGGTCCGCAGTCTAGTGCTGGGCCTGGTG AATTCCACCCTGACCATAGAAGAGTTCCACTCCAAACTCCAGGAGGCTACCAACTTCCCGCTGCGTCCCTTTGTCATTCCATTCCTCAAG gcgAACCTGCCCCTGCTTCAGAGGGAGCTCCTCCACTGTGCACGGATGGCCAAGCAGACTCCCGCCCAGTATCTGGCCCAGCATGAGCAGCTGCTGCTGGACGCCAACGCCAGCTCGCCCCTGGACTCCTCTGAGATCATGATGGAGATCAACGAGCATGGCAAGAGGAGGACCCCCGACAG GACCAAAGACTCAGAGAGAGACGGGCACCACCCGGAGCACCTGGCCAAGCGGCCCTGCACCATCAGCCCCAGCCAGCGCTTCAGTCCCAGCACTGGCCTGCCAGCCCACCCGCCCCCCAACGGCCTGCCCACACACCCCCCCAACGGCCTGTCTCACCCCAACCCCCCTGCCCCCCAACACTACCGGCTGGAGGACATGGCCCTGGCCCACCACTACCGCGACGCCTACCGCCACACAGCAGAGCACCGCGAGGCTCGGGACAGGCACCggcagacag cCGTGCATGGAGCACGCCAGGAGGAAGTGATCGATCACCGCCTGACAGATCGGGAGTGGGCCGAGGAGTGGAAGCACCTCGATAAT CTGCTCAACTGCATCATGGACATGGTGGAGAAGACGCGGCGGTCTCTCACGGTGCTGCGGCGTTGCCAGGAGGCCGACCGCGAGGAGATGAACCACTGGATCCGACGCTACAGCGACGTGGAAGATATGAAAAAAGGTGGGAGCAACGGCCAGCcacgccctcctcctcctcctgtaccTCTACCTCCTCACAACTCCTCCTCCAACACTCCTAACAACGTCGAGACACAGCAGCCCATAG AGATTCATAGGGACTTCCTGCACAGACCTGCGTCTGGCTACCTACCTGAGGAGATCTGGAGGAAGGCTG GTGCTACAAGTATCCCACTCTCCCCAGCACTGAAGCAACTCCAAAACAAGCAGG AGGAGGCAGTGAACGAGGTGAAGAGGCAGGCCATGTCGGAGCTACAGAAGGCTGTGTCGGACGCTGAGAGGAAGGCCCATGAGATGATCTCCGCTGAGAGGTCCAAGATGGAGAGGGCGCTGGCCGAGGCAAGGAAACAGGCCTCTGAGGATGCACTGACCGTCATCAACCAGCAGGAGGACTCCAGCGAA AGCTGCTGGAACTGTGGACGCAAGGCCAGTGAGACGTGCAGCGGCTGCAACACGGCGCGCTACTGCGGCTCCTTCTGCCAGCACAAAGACTGGGAGAAGCACCACCACGTCTGTGGCCAGGGTCTGCAGGGCCTCCCCGGGGGCAGCAGTGTTCCTCTGGGCACCCCCTCCTCCAGCGCACCCCCTACACACTCAGAGAGCACCCCCCCTGGTCCACTCTCCCTGCCCGGCCAGACCAGCGGTGGTGGAGGAGGCAGTCTCTCTGGGAGTCCTAAGGAGGCTAGCTCCAGCAGTGCCTCACGCTCCACCACCCCAGCGACCCCTGCACTGCTGGACGCCACCTCTCGCTGA